A window of Erpetoichthys calabaricus chromosome 12, fErpCal1.3, whole genome shotgun sequence contains these coding sequences:
- the cdipt gene encoding CDP-diacylglycerol--inositol 3-phosphatidyltransferase, whose amino-acid sequence MQEENIFLFVPNLIGYCRILFAFVAFAFMPTNPLLAAFFYLLSGLLDAFDGHAARALNQGTKFGAMLDMLTDRCATMCLLVNLSLLYPQYTILFQLSMSLDVASHWMHLHSSIMKGSSSHKTIDLSGNPVLRIYYTSRPVLFFMCAGNELFYCMLYLLSFYEGPSVGGMGLFRVIFWVSTPIAIMKSAISLLHLITASRNMAAIDVAERKKLQE is encoded by the exons ATGCAAGAAGAAAACATCTTCCTGTTCGTGCCCAACCTGATAG GTTACTGTCGGATCCTCTTTGCCTTCGTGGCCTTTGCTTTCATGCCCACAAACCCTCTGCTGGCCGCCTTCTTCTACCTGCTAAGTGGTCTGCTGGATGCCTTTGATGGACATGCAGCCCGGGCGCTCAATCAAG GTACAAAATTCGGAGCCATGTTGGATATGCTGACAGACCGCTGTGCCACGATGTGTCTGCTCGTCAACCTGTCCCTGCTGTACCCTCAGTACACCATCCTCTTCCAGCTGAGCATGTCGTTGGATGTCGCCAGCCACTGGATGCATTTGCACAG CTCGATCATGAAGGGGTCCAGCAGTCACAAGACCATCGACCTGTCGGGGAATCCTGTGCTGAGAATCTACTACACCTCACGG CCGGTGCTCTTCTTCATGTGTGCAGGCAATGAGCTCTTCTACTGCATGCTGTACCTCCTGAGTTTCTACGAGGGGCCCTCAG TGGGTGGCATGGGCCTTTTCAGGGTGATCTTCTGGGTGAGCACACCCATCGCCATCATGAAATCGGCAATCAGCCTCCTGCACCTCATCACGGCTTCAAGGAACATGGCGGCAATCGACGTGGCCGAACGAAAGAAACTGCAGGAGTGA
- the LOC114661654 gene encoding proline-rich transmembrane protein 2-like gives MALNTENSPSLTNSSAPSAVPEPQQEPPAPESTPTPADGPSIPEAPQELQEVTVVDEKRVENGNGVVVVQSAGSISDLHATPDAKRRQLKEPRGGRPRVGSKSGSMSHLPSVGTNSPRSSLCRQPSTATNSAMDGEKPRDYLILAVLSCFCPIWPINIVAFVYSVMSRNSFQQGDVDGARRLGRVAKLLSIVALVGGVLIIAMSCIINWGILS, from the exons ATGGCTCTGAACACGGAGAACAGCCCCTCGCTCACCAACAGCAGCGCCCCCAGTGCTGTGCCTGAGCCACAGCAGGAGCCGCCGGCCCCTGAAAGCACACCCACACCTGCAGATGGCCCCAGCATCCCCGAAGCACCCCAGGAGCTGCAGGAGGTGACTGTGGTGGACGAAAAGCGGGTGGAGAACGGTAACGGAGTGGTGGTCGTCCAATCTGCCGGCAGCATCAGTGACCTGCACGCCACCCCTGATGCCAAACGCCGACAGCTGAAGGAGCCTCGCGGTGGGCGCCCCCGGGTGGGCAGCAAATCGGGCTCCATGTCTCACCTCCCCAGTGTGGGGACCAATTCACCACGGTCCAGCCTGTGTCGCCAGCCTTCCACGGCCACCAATAGCGCCATGGACGGGGAGAAGCCCCGGGACTACCTCATCTTGGCCGTCCTGTCCTGCTTCTGCCCCATTTGGCCAATCAATATTGTGGCCTTCGTCTACTCTGTGATG TCTCGGAACAGCTTCCAGCAGGGAGATGTGGATGGAGCGAGGCGCCTGGGTCGTGTGGCGAAGCTGCTGAGCATCGTGGCGCTGGTGGGTGGAGTCCTGATCATCGCAATGTCCTGCATTATCAACTGGGGCA tCTTGTCGTGA